The DNA segment AGCATCACCGGCTTGCCGGCGGGAACGATCAACTGGTTCTGGGTGCGGACGCCGTTGGCATAGGTGTAGTCCCAGCTGTACATGCCGGACTCGAGCTTGACCTCAAGGCGGTCGGCCGGCACGTCGCGATAGGTGTTCCACAGCGCCCAGCCGTTGGCGGCAATGAACAGGTCGTCGGCCAGGAAAACGAAGGTCGGGATCACGACCCAGGCCACGGCGGCGGCCGGCGACAGCTTGGGCGACTGGCCAACCTCGTTGCCGGGCCGGCGGCGGTATTTCCAGACGAAATAGGCCGTCACCAGGGCAAACGCAATGCCGATCACGGTGATATCGATGATCACCTCGTGCCAGAGCTTGTCCCAGCCGCGTGCCGGATCGGCAATCGCGGCCAGCTGGCCGCTTCCGGCCTTTGCGGCAACGTAGGCGTCTGCGGCCCACGCCGGAACCGCGGCCAACAAGGCAGCCAACCCGCCCGTGACGCGCTTCAGTCGTTCATGCATGCGTTTCCTCCCGTAGCTCTTTTTTCATCTTCTTCCGATAGAACCAAGCCCCCAGCCCCATCAGGCCAAGCCCCAGCAGCAGGGACCCGACACCGGCCAGAAGCGAATAATTCAACTGGTACCTGCCTTCCGCATAGTTGTAGCTGAAGCAGGCTCCGGTCACCATGTCGAACACCGCAGTCGAGTTGGAAATCCTCTCCCAGTCGGCATCGGTGATCGCCAATTCAATTGTCCGCGCATCCATTCGCGTGCCGTAGATGTAGCGGGCAACACGTCCTTCGGGCGTCAAAAACACCAGCACGTTCGGATGCAGGAACGCCCCCGCCGCATCCGACCAGAAGAAGCGGAACCCCACTTCCCCGGCAAAACTTTCAACACTACCTTCCGCCGCCCCGACCTTCAGCACCGCGTGGCGCCAACCACCCTGCATGGCCTCCGGCACGCCCGCCGACTTGGCGATGAAAGTCTTTGCCGTCCCGCTCGTGTCGCGCTTGTCGAACGACACGGTAAGCACCCGGTAGTCCTTGCCCAGTTCGAATCGCCTGACTTTCTCCAGCACCTTCGCCAGTTCGGCATTCATGGTCGGGCAACTGCCATCACAACCGTAATACGACAACAACAGAATCAGCGGCTTGCCCAGCATCTCCGAGACGCTGAAATCCATCCCGTCGGCATCGGTCAGCCTGGTTTCACCCTTCAGCCGGTTGCCCAGAAAGCGCGGCTCGTCGATCTGCATGACAGACCCATCCGGCGCACTGTTCCGTGTCGGCTCGCTGACGGCCCAGGCGGCGCTTGACGCCGCCCAGACAGCCACTGAAGCGATTACCAGTAATAGATTTGCGAAACGACGAAGAACCAAATGATGTCTACAAAGTGCCAGTAAAGGCCGGCGGTGCGCATGAAGCCTTCATCGATGTCGCCGCCCCGCATGACGGAAGGAAGTCCCGCCAGGAAAATGGCCAGACCCACCACCACGTGCGAACCGTGGAGGCCGGTGACGGAGAAGAACACGGTGCTGAAGGAATTGGTGCTGATGGTGAAGCCCTGGTGAATCAGGTGCGACCACTCGTAGGCGGACATGCCGAGGAATACCGCGCCCAAGACGATGGTCAGCAGATACCAGAGACGGAAGCCGGCCTTGTTGCCGATGTGCAGCAGATGCTCCGCGTAATGGATGGTGAGTGACGAAGCCACCAGGACAAAGGTCATCACCAGCGGCATCAGCTTGGGCAGCGCAATTGTGCCGGCCGGGGGCCACGAATCGGCGTGCAGGCGGGTGTACCAGTAGCCGGCGAAGAAGGACATGAAGATCATCGCCTCGGCCAGGATGAACCAGCCCATCGCCGAGTAGGAAAGGCTTTCGCCCTTGCCCATCGCTTCGCTGGTCCAGCCGGCCACGCCGGCAATGATCATCGGCAGTGCCAGTCCAAGTGACAGGATCGCGGAAAAACTGTTGTGATAGACGAAGTGAAACGAAAAGGCCACGGCCATGAACAGAATGCCGAAGCTGATGACGAAGGGCCAGACGCTGGTATCCCAGTGGGCGTGAGCATGTCCTTCCGCGTGATGGGCGTCGTGCGCCATTGCTTCTCCCCGTATTCTTATGCCGGAACCCGCAGAAAATATTGCTGCGATGGTTGCCAGTCGATCGATGTTAAAACATAATTGATCTAAATCAACTTGACTGGATTATTTCAAGCTTCGGCAATTTTCGCAACCCGATTCAAGAGGAAATCAGAAAAATGACCCCCAAGCATTTATTCGTCGCGGTCGCCTGCGCGACTTTGGCTACCCTGTCTGGCGCCGCCGGAAAACCCTCCGGCAATGCTGAGGCCGGGCAGCAAAAAGCCGCGGCCTGCGGTGGCTGCCACGGCGCCGACGGCAACAGCGCGCCGGAGATTTTCGCCGCCCTGAAGGCCCCAAAACTCGCCGCCCAGGTGCCGGAATACATCGTCAAGTCATTGCACGACTTCAAGTCCGGGCGGCGCAGCAACGAGACCATGAGCCCGCAGGCTCAGGCCGTGGCCGAAGTCGATATGGCCGACATCGCCGCCTGGTTCGCCAGCCAGAAAGTTGCACCGAATGCGATCCAGAACAAGGAACTGATGGCTCAGGGAGAGAAAATTTTCTTCAAGGGCAAAGGGCGCCCTGATGTCGTCGCCGCCTGTGTCGGTTGTCACGGCCTGAAAGGCATCGGCAATCGCGAGTGGGGCAAGACCATGTCGAAGGTGCCCGCCGTTCTGGCTCCCGCCATCGGCGGCCAGCACGCCGGCTACGTCAGTGACCAGTTGAAGGCTTACAAATCGGGCAAGCGCGCCACCGACCCGGCCAAGGTCATGCGCGACATTGCAGGCCGCATGGACGACAAGGATATTGCGGCCGTTTCCGAGTACATCGCCAGCCTCGGCAAATAGTCCCGGCCAAGGCCCCCCGGCCACTGCAAGCAAATCGGCCCGCGGGAATCCGCGGGCCGATTGTTTTGGGGTCCGGCAACATCGCCCGAACCTCGCCGGCCACCTCAATCCGCAAGTGCGGTGAGCAGTTTGCCGTGCACTCCGCCAAAACCGCCGTTGCTCATGACCAGCACCTGATCGCCCTCGCGCGCATCGGCAGCCACTGCGGCCACCAGCCGGTCGAGATCATCGAAGCTGCGCGCCTTGCTGCCCAGCGGGGCAAGGGTTTCGGCAGCGTCCCAACCCAGATTGCTGGCGTAGCAATACGTCGCATCAGCATCGGCCAGGCTTTCCGGCAGTTGCGCTTTCATGGCGCCGAGCTTCATGGTGTTGGAACGCGGCTCGAGGACGGCAAGAATTCTGGCGCGACCCACGCGCTGGCGCAGGCCTTCAAGCGTTACCCGAATTGCCGTCGGGTGATGCGCGAAATCGTCGATCACGGTCACGCCGCGAACCGTGCCGCGAACCTCAAGCCGGCGCTTGATGCCGCTGAAGGTTTCCAATGCCTTGAGGCCAAGCGCTACAGGAACGCCGGCATGCCGCGCTGCCGCGAGCGCCGCCACGGCATTGGCGCGGTTATGCGCGCCGGCGAGGTCGAAGCGCTCGACCCGGCCCTGCGCTTTACCGCCCAGGCTCACCGTAAAACCACCCGCAGCATCGGGGTCGCCAGCCTGCCAGCCCTCCGTACCGTTGAACCACTCGACCGGCGTCCAGCAGCCGCGCGCCAGGACGCGCTTGAGCGACGCCTCTTCGGCATTGGCGACAATCAGGCCATTCCCCGGCAAAGTCCGCACCAAATGATGGAATTGCGTCTCGATAGCTGCGAGATCGATGAAGATGTCGGCATGATCGAACTCAAGATTGTTCAGGATCGCGGTGCGCGGCTGGTAGTGCACAAACTTCGAACGCTTGTCGCAGAAGGCCGTGTCGTACTCGTCGGCTTCGATGACAAAGAACGGTGAGTCGGTCAATCGGGCTGAAACGCCGAAGCCCTGAGGCACGCCGCCCACCAGAAAGGATGGATTCAGCCCCGCCTCTTCGAGAATCCACGCCAGCAGCGAAGTCGTCGTCGTCTTGCCGTGCGTGCCGGCGACACCCAGCACCCAGCGGCCGCGCAGAATGTTCTGGGCCAGCCACTGCGGACCGGAAACATAGGGCAGGTTCCGCTCGAGAATCGCTTCGAGCAGCGGATTGCCGCGCGAAATCGCGTTGCCCACCACATACAAGTCGGGATTCAGCGCCAACTGCTCGACCCCATAGCCGGCCACCAGATCGATGCCCTGCTCGCCGAGCTGCGTGCTCATCGGCGGATAGACATTGGCATCGCAGCCGGTCACGCGATGCCCGGCGGCACGGGCCAGCAAGGCAATGCCGCCCATGAAGGTGCCGCAAATGCCGAGGATGTGAATATGCATGTCACGGTTCCGTGAAATAATGGAGCGAATTCTATCCCGCCAAGAGATACCGTCCGCTGCGCCAAAAGCGACGGACATCACAGCTCACTGCATTTGCCCAAGCGCACCATGCCACGCCGCAAACTTGCCCCTTCCGCATCCAGCTACCTGCGACGCAGCATTGCCAGCGCAGCGGCACGCCTCATGGCCGAGGAAGGCCTCACCGACTACGGCGCCGCCAAACGCAAGGCGGCGCGCAGCCTGGGCGCTGCCGAAGGGGAGGCGTTGCCGACCAACGAAGAGATCGAAACCGAACTGCGCGCCTGGCAATCTCTCTACCAGGAAGACGAGCAACTCGAACGCGTTCACGACCTGCGCACCACCGGACTCGAAGTCATGCAGTTGCTGGCGGAATTTCACCCCTACCTGACCGGTGGCGCCCTGGACGGCACTGCCGGCCGCTATTCCGCCGTGGAGATCGAACTGTTCGCCGACAGCAGCAAAGATGTAGAGATTGCGCTGCTATCTCACGGCATCTCCTACGATATTATGGATAATCGCCGGGCTGGCGTCGATGCCCAGTTACGCCTCGACTGGAACGACTTCCCGGTTCTGATCGCCATATTCCCTCCGGTCGCCGAACGCCAGCAACCGAAAAACCCGCATGGCGGACGCGGACGCAACCGGGTTCGCGCCGAGGGCGTGATCGAACTCCTGCGAAGCGCGCCCAAATGAAGCGTTCGCTGCTCTGGCTGGCGCTCGGCGGGCTTGCGCTGTTTGCTGCGCTCATCGGCTATCGACTTGGCGTTCTGGGCAAAAGCACGGAAGCACCAATCCCGGTAGCGCCGAAAATACCGATCTTCGATCTCGTCCTCACCGGCCTGGATGCCAAACCGCAGAGCCTCGCCCAATGGCGCGGCAAAATCCTCGTGATCAACTATTGGGCGACCTGGTGCCACCCCTGCCGCGAGGAAATGCCGGGCTTTTCCAGGCTGCAAGAAAAATTCCGCGACAAAGGTGTTCAATTTGTCGGCATCAGCATCGATGACGCAGCTAAAATCATTGAATTTCAGAAAGAAACGCCTGTCAGCTACCCGCTGCTGATCGGTAGCATGGAAATCATGAAAAGCAGTGCCGATCTGGGCAACACGCGGCAGGCCCTGCCATTCACTGCTGTCTTTGATCGCGAGGGAAGGCTTGCCGCGACCAAGCTGGGGCGGCTGTCGGAGTCTGAGCTGGAGCGGCAGCTGAAAGACCTGATTTCCCGATAGCTGGACAAAGTGCGGGTATTTGCGGCAAACTTGCGGTCATGACGAAGCCAAAAAGCAGTAAAGCAAACACTGGCAGCAGCCCCAATGACGCTGTTCTGGTGCTTCACGGGCCCAACCTGAACCTGCTGGGCACGCGCGAACCCGAGATTTACGGACGCACCACGCTGGCCAGCATCCACAAAGCCATGGAAGCGCGGGCGCGTTCGTTCGGCGTTCGGCTCGAGAGCTTTCAAAGCAACCACGAAGGCGAACTGATCGACCGGGTGCAGTCGGCCCGCGAGCAGGGCGTGCGTTTCATCATCATCAACCCGGCGGGCTATACCCATACCAGCGTCGCCTTGCGCGATGCCCTGGCTGCGGTGGCGATCCCGTTCATCGAGGTGCACCTGTCGAATGTGCATGGGCGGGAAGAGTTCCGCCGCCATTCGTATTTCTCGGATATCGCCGTCGGCGTGGTATCCGGTCTTGGCGCTCAAGGCTACGAACTGGCGCTGGAAGCAGCGCTGGCTCGCTTGCGCGCCATCTAGAACCCAGAAAATCGGCGGCTGCGGCCGCAAATCCCAGTTTAAGGAGTCCCCATGGACCTGAGAAAGCTCAAGACCCTGATTGATCTCGTACAGAATTCCGGCATTTCGGAACTCGAAATCAGCGAGGGCGAAGAAAAGATCCGCATCGCCAAGCACCTGAGCGCGGCGCCGGCCACCACCGTGGTCAGCATGCCGGCGGCGGCTCCGGTCGCCGTGTCGCCAGCGCCGACTCCCACCACCGAAGCCGCCCCGGCAAAGATGGAGGGGCACATCATGAAGGCGCCGATGGTCGGCACCTTCTATCGTGCGAGCAGCCCGGACGCCTCTCCCTTTGTCGAGGTCGGCCAAACGGTGAAAGAGGGCGATACGCTGTGCGTCATCGAGGCGATGAAGCTGATGAACGAGATCGAAGCCGACATTTCCGGCGTGATCAAGGCCATCCAGGTTGAAAACGGCCAGGCGGTGGAATTCGGTCAGCCGATGTTCGTGATCGGCTGACGATGAAGGCCCATCCCCCAGCCCCTTCCCCATGGAAAGGGGTGACAAAGGTTCCGCTGCTTTGCAGCGTCCGGTTCAACGATGCATGCCTCCTTGGGGCGGCCCGGCGGAGGCATGATGTTCGGTAAGGTCCTTATTGCAAATCGCGGGGAGATCGCACTGCGCATCCTGCGCGCCTGTCGCGAACTCGGGGTGCGCACGGTCGCCGTCCATTCCGAAGCCGATACCGAGGCGAAGTACGTCAAGCTGGCCGACGAGTCGGTCTGCATCGGCCCGGCCGCGTCATCCCAGAGCTACCTCAACATCCCCGCGATCATTTCCGCCGCCGAGGTCACCGACGCCGAGGCGATCCATCCCGGCTACGGCTTCCTCTCGGAAAACGCCGATTTCGCCGAGCGGGTGGAAAAATCCGGCTTTGCCTTCATCGGCCCGCGCCCCGAGACCATTCGCCTGATGGGCGACAAGGTCAGCGCCAAGAACGCCATGAAGGAAGCCGGGGTGCCCTGCGTGCCCGGCTCCGACGGCGCCCTGCCCGACGACCCGAAGGAAATCGTCAAGATCGGCCGCGCCGTGGGCTATCCGGTGATCATCAAGGCCGCCGGCGGCGGCGGCGGACGCGGCATGCGCGTGGTGCATACCGAGGCCGCGCTGATCAACGCGGTCAACATGACCCGCAGCGAAGCCGGAGCGGCTTTCAACAACTCCACGGTGTACATGGAGAAGTTCCTCGAGAACCCGCGCCATGTGGAAATCCAGGTGCTCTCCGACGCCCATCGCAACTCGGTCTATCTGGGCGAGCGCGACTGCTCGATGCAGCGCCGCCACCAGAAGGTGATCGAGGAAGCTCCGGCGCCCGACATCAACCGCCGCGTGCTTGCCCGCGTCGGCGACCGCTGTGCCGAAGCCTGTCGCCGCATCAACTACCGCGGCGCGGGCACCTTCGAGTTCCTCTACGAGAACGGCGAGTTCTATTTCATCGAGATGAACACCCGCGTCCAGGTCGAGCACCCGGTGACCGAATTCGTCACCGGAATCGACATCGTCCAGGCGCAGATTCGCATCGCCGCCGGAGAAAAACTCTGGTTCAAGCAGCGCGACATCGAACTTCGCGGCCATGCCATCGAATGCCGCATCAATGCCGAAGACCCCTTCAAATTCACGCCCTCGCCGGGAAAGATCACCAACTGGCATCCGCCCGGCGGTCCGGGCATTCGCGTCGATTCCCACGCCTATTCCGGCTACACCGTGCCACCCCACTACGACTCGATGATCGGCAAAGTGATCGCTTACGGCGACACGCGCGAACAGGCCATTCGCCGGATGCGGATTGCACTGTCGGAAATGATGGTGGACGGCATCAAGACCAACATCCCGCTGCATCAGGACCTGATGCTCGACGAGCGCTTCATCAAGGGCGGTACCAGCATTCATTACCTTGAAGAGAAGCTGGCGGCCAGAAACGAAGTAACGAAGGGCAAGTAGGCGCCATGTGGGTCAGCGTCGCCCTGGAGACCGACGCCGCGCATGCGGATTCGCTCACCGACACCTTGCTGGCCGCCGGCGCGATTTCCGTCAGCGTCGAAGATGCGCAGGCGGGGACCGACGAGGAAACGCCGCAATTCGGCGAGCCTGGCGGGGCGAACGACCAGCCCATTGTCCCGCTGTGGAACATCAGCCGCGTAGTGGCGCTATTCGACCCGAGCGATGACCTGATCGGTCGCATCGCCGCCGCCACGGTGGCGGCCGGCATCGACGACCTGCCCGAAATCGAACTGGAAGAAGTCGCCGAGCAGGACTGGGTGCGGCTCACGCAAGCGCAGTTCGATCCAATCCGGGTCAATGACCGCCTGTGGATCGTTCCTTCATGGCATGTGGCGCCCGATCCGAACGCCATCAATCTGGTCCTCGACCCCGGCCTCGCCTTCGGCACCGGATCGCATCCGACGACCTTCCTCTGCCTGCAATGGCTGACCGACACCCTGCACGGCGGCGAAACGCTCCTCGACTACGGCTGCGGCTCGGGCATCCTCGCCATCGCCGCCGCCAAGCTGGGGGCCGCTTCGGTGCTGGGAGTGGACATCGACCGCAATGCACTGGTCTCGGCGCACGACAACGCCGTCAACAACAGCGTGACGCTCGGCTTGCGCCACTCGGGGGAAGCACTGCAAGAGCGCTTCGACATCGTCGTCGCCAATATCCTGACCAACCCCCTCTGCGTACTGGCGCCGCTGCTGGTTGCGCGCATCGCGCCTGGCGGGCGCATTGCGCTGTCGGGCGTGCTGGCGAGCCAGGCGGAGCAAGTCATCGCCGCGTATGCGCCGCTGATCGCGCTGCGCGTCGGCGCCGAACTCGACGGCTGGGTGCGTCTGGAGGGGCAACTATGCTGACGCGCTGCCCTGCCTGCGAAACGCACTTCCGAGTTACCGCGGAGCAGCTCAAGGCGCGCTCCGGTCGCGTGCGCTGCGGCGAATGCCAGAAGGTCTTCAACGCGCTCGACAGCCTGATCGAAGAGCCAATGATGGTGGTCGTGCCCGCCACGGCCGAATTGCCGCCGCAGAACATCGTGCCGCCCCCGGCCGAAACGCAACCTGCCGCGTTTTCCACGGCTGAAACGGATATTCTCGCCGTCCCGCCAGCGCCGACTCCCGAGCAAACTCCTGCGCTGATGCCGGAAGAGCAGGATGACTCCTCCGCATCATCGCGGCCCGAAATCGAAGGGCCACCAGCTCTGGAGCCAGTCGAAGCGGTCGGGTCTCAAGTCGCCGAAGCTGAAGCAGCCCAAGCGGAAGCCATCGAATCCGAGGCGACGGCCGAGCCGGAAGCCGCCCCGGTCGACTGGAGCGAGACATTTCCCGAGCCCCCGCCGCCGCCGCGCCGCTGGCCTTGGGCGGTTGGCGGCCTCGTTGCGCTGATCGCGCTGGGCCTGCAGGCCGCCCTGGCTTTCCGCATCGAGCTGGCGGTGCTGTCGCCGGAGATCAAGCCGGCCCTGGTCGCCTTGTGCGACATTGCCGACTGCGAAGTGGGCCTGCCGGCAAAAGTCGCTCTGGTCAGCATCGAGGCATCCGACCTGCACCCGGACAGCAGCCACCCCGGCCGGCTGGCACTCGCCGCGACGCTGAAGAACCGCGCGCCGTTCGCCCAGCAGTATCCGCATCTGGAACTCACGCTCACCGATACGGCGGACAAGGCCATCGCCCGCAAGATATTGGCGCCGACCGACTACCTGCCGCCGAAAACATCCCTCGTCCACGGCATGCAGCCCAACGCCGATATCATGGTGGCCATCGGCGTCGACCCCGGCGAGATGGCGGCCAGCGGTTACCGGCTGTACCTTTTCTATCCCTGAACCCCGAAAGCTTTCATGAAGACACTCATCTGCGGATCGATGGCCTACGACACCATCATGGTATTCGGCGACCGCTTCAAGAATCACATCCTGCCCGAGCAGATCCACATCCTCAACGTCGCCTTCCTGGTGCCCGACATGCGGCGCGAGTTCGGCGGCTGCGCCGGCAACATCGCCTACAACCTCAAGCTGCTGGGCGGCGAGCCGCTGATCATGGCCACCATCGGCGACGACAGCGCGCCCTACATGCACCGCCTCAAGCAGCTCGGGCTGGACGCAAGCCACGTCAGGGACGTGCCGGGCAGCTTTACCGCGCAGGCCTTCATCACCACCGACCTCGACGACAACCAGATCACCGCGTTCCACCCCGGCGCAATGACGCAGTCGCATCAGAACAAGGTGACGGACGCGAAGGGCGTCACCCTCGGCATCATCTCGCCCGACGGCCGCGACGGCATGCTGCAGCATGCGCGCGAATTCCATGCCGCGAAGATTCCTTTCATCTTCGATCCGGGCCAGGGCCTGCCGATGTTCGACGGCGACGAACTCATGGCCTTCCTGAAACTTGCCGACTATTGCACGGTCAATGACTACGAAGCCAAATTGCTGACGGAGCGCACCGGGCGCACGCTGGAACAACTGGCGAACGAAGTTGAGGCACTGATCGTGACACTGGCCGGCAGCGGATCGCATATCTACGCGCAGGGGCGCCGCATCGAGATTCCCGTGGCGCCGGCGAAAGCCGTGATCGATCCGACGGGATGCGGCGATGCTTATCGCGCCGGCCTGCTGTTCGGCATCAACAAGGGTTGGGCGTGGGAGAAGACCGGGCGGCTGGCTTCGCTGATGGGTTCAATCAAGATCGCGCACCGCGGCGGCCAGAACCACAAACTGACG comes from the Sulfuritalea hydrogenivorans sk43H genome and includes:
- a CDS encoding carbohydrate kinase family protein encodes the protein MKTLICGSMAYDTIMVFGDRFKNHILPEQIHILNVAFLVPDMRREFGGCAGNIAYNLKLLGGEPLIMATIGDDSAPYMHRLKQLGLDASHVRDVPGSFTAQAFITTDLDDNQITAFHPGAMTQSHQNKVTDAKGVTLGIISPDGRDGMLQHAREFHAAKIPFIFDPGQGLPMFDGDELMAFLKLADYCTVNDYEAKLLTERTGRTLEQLANEVEALIVTLAGSGSHIYAQGRRIEIPVAPAKAVIDPTGCGDAYRAGLLFGINKGWAWEKTGRLASLMGSIKIAHRGGQNHKLTRDDIARHYQAAFGDILW
- the mpl gene encoding UDP-N-acetylmuramate:L-alanyl-gamma-D-glutamyl-meso-diaminopimelate ligase encodes the protein MHIHILGICGTFMGGIALLARAAGHRVTGCDANVYPPMSTQLGEQGIDLVAGYGVEQLALNPDLYVVGNAISRGNPLLEAILERNLPYVSGPQWLAQNILRGRWVLGVAGTHGKTTTTSLLAWILEEAGLNPSFLVGGVPQGFGVSARLTDSPFFVIEADEYDTAFCDKRSKFVHYQPRTAILNNLEFDHADIFIDLAAIETQFHHLVRTLPGNGLIVANAEEASLKRVLARGCWTPVEWFNGTEGWQAGDPDAAGGFTVSLGGKAQGRVERFDLAGAHNRANAVAALAAARHAGVPVALGLKALETFSGIKRRLEVRGTVRGVTVIDDFAHHPTAIRVTLEGLRQRVGRARILAVLEPRSNTMKLGAMKAQLPESLADADATYCYASNLGWDAAETLAPLGSKARSFDDLDRLVAAVAADAREGDQVLVMSNGGFGGVHGKLLTALAD
- a CDS encoding SCO family protein; amino-acid sequence: MQIDEPRFLGNRLKGETRLTDADGMDFSVSEMLGKPLILLLSYYGCDGSCPTMNAELAKVLEKVRRFELGKDYRVLTVSFDKRDTSGTAKTFIAKSAGVPEAMQGGWRHAVLKVGAAEGSVESFAGEVGFRFFWSDAAGAFLHPNVLVFLTPEGRVARYIYGTRMDARTIELAITDADWERISNSTAVFDMVTGACFSYNYAEGRYQLNYSLLAGVGSLLLGLGLMGLGAWFYRKKMKKELREETHA
- the coxB gene encoding cytochrome c oxidase subunit II; translated protein: MHERLKRVTGGLAALLAAVPAWAADAYVAAKAGSGQLAAIADPARGWDKLWHEVIIDITVIGIAFALVTAYFVWKYRRRPGNEVGQSPKLSPAAAVAWVVIPTFVFLADDLFIAANGWALWNTYRDVPADRLEVKLESGMYSWDYTYANGVRTQNQLIVPAGKPVMLRMTSRDTLHSHFIPDFRVKEDSMPGRVTYLWFHPTKPGEHLVTCAEFCGVMHGYMAGRVIVKSADDYAAWMKQEETLLAAASVPAESDKPAGKPTGKADAKPKKT
- a CDS encoding c-type cytochrome, with the protein product MTPKHLFVAVACATLATLSGAAGKPSGNAEAGQQKAAACGGCHGADGNSAPEIFAALKAPKLAAQVPEYIVKSLHDFKSGRRSNETMSPQAQAVAEVDMADIAAWFASQKVAPNAIQNKELMAQGEKIFFKGKGRPDVVAACVGCHGLKGIGNREWGKTMSKVPAVLAPAIGGQHAGYVSDQLKAYKSGKRATDPAKVMRDIAGRMDDKDIAAVSEYIASLGK
- the prmA gene encoding 50S ribosomal protein L11 methyltransferase, with the translated sequence MWVSVALETDAAHADSLTDTLLAAGAISVSVEDAQAGTDEETPQFGEPGGANDQPIVPLWNISRVVALFDPSDDLIGRIAAATVAAGIDDLPEIELEEVAEQDWVRLTQAQFDPIRVNDRLWIVPSWHVAPDPNAINLVLDPGLAFGTGSHPTTFLCLQWLTDTLHGGETLLDYGCGSGILAIAAAKLGAASVLGVDIDRNALVSAHDNAVNNSVTLGLRHSGEALQERFDIVVANILTNPLCVLAPLLVARIAPGGRIALSGVLASQAEQVIAAYAPLIALRVGAELDGWVRLEGQLC
- a CDS encoding cytochrome c oxidase subunit 3; this translates as MAHDAHHAEGHAHAHWDTSVWPFVISFGILFMAVAFSFHFVYHNSFSAILSLGLALPMIIAGVAGWTSEAMGKGESLSYSAMGWFILAEAMIFMSFFAGYWYTRLHADSWPPAGTIALPKLMPLVMTFVLVASSLTIHYAEHLLHIGNKAGFRLWYLLTIVLGAVFLGMSAYEWSHLIHQGFTISTNSFSTVFFSVTGLHGSHVVVGLAIFLAGLPSVMRGGDIDEGFMRTAGLYWHFVDIIWFFVVSQIYYW
- the aroQ gene encoding type II 3-dehydroquinate dehydratase — protein: MTKPKSSKANTGSSPNDAVLVLHGPNLNLLGTREPEIYGRTTLASIHKAMEARARSFGVRLESFQSNHEGELIDRVQSAREQGVRFIIINPAGYTHTSVALRDALAAVAIPFIEVHLSNVHGREEFRRHSYFSDIAVGVVSGLGAQGYELALEAALARLRAI
- the accB gene encoding acetyl-CoA carboxylase biotin carboxyl carrier protein; amino-acid sequence: MDLRKLKTLIDLVQNSGISELEISEGEEKIRIAKHLSAAPATTVVSMPAAAPVAVSPAPTPTTEAAPAKMEGHIMKAPMVGTFYRASSPDASPFVEVGQTVKEGDTLCVIEAMKLMNEIEADISGVIKAIQVENGQAVEFGQPMFVIG
- a CDS encoding TlpA family protein disulfide reductase, with product MKRSLLWLALGGLALFAALIGYRLGVLGKSTEAPIPVAPKIPIFDLVLTGLDAKPQSLAQWRGKILVINYWATWCHPCREEMPGFSRLQEKFRDKGVQFVGISIDDAAKIIEFQKETPVSYPLLIGSMEIMKSSADLGNTRQALPFTAVFDREGRLAATKLGRLSESELERQLKDLISR
- a CDS encoding DUF3426 domain-containing protein translates to MLTRCPACETHFRVTAEQLKARSGRVRCGECQKVFNALDSLIEEPMMVVVPATAELPPQNIVPPPAETQPAAFSTAETDILAVPPAPTPEQTPALMPEEQDDSSASSRPEIEGPPALEPVEAVGSQVAEAEAAQAEAIESEATAEPEAAPVDWSETFPEPPPPPRRWPWAVGGLVALIALGLQAALAFRIELAVLSPEIKPALVALCDIADCEVGLPAKVALVSIEASDLHPDSSHPGRLALAATLKNRAPFAQQYPHLELTLTDTADKAIARKILAPTDYLPPKTSLVHGMQPNADIMVAIGVDPGEMAASGYRLYLFYP
- the accC gene encoding acetyl-CoA carboxylase biotin carboxylase subunit, translated to MFGKVLIANRGEIALRILRACRELGVRTVAVHSEADTEAKYVKLADESVCIGPAASSQSYLNIPAIISAAEVTDAEAIHPGYGFLSENADFAERVEKSGFAFIGPRPETIRLMGDKVSAKNAMKEAGVPCVPGSDGALPDDPKEIVKIGRAVGYPVIIKAAGGGGGRGMRVVHTEAALINAVNMTRSEAGAAFNNSTVYMEKFLENPRHVEIQVLSDAHRNSVYLGERDCSMQRRHQKVIEEAPAPDINRRVLARVGDRCAEACRRINYRGAGTFEFLYENGEFYFIEMNTRVQVEHPVTEFVTGIDIVQAQIRIAAGEKLWFKQRDIELRGHAIECRINAEDPFKFTPSPGKITNWHPPGGPGIRVDSHAYSGYTVPPHYDSMIGKVIAYGDTREQAIRRMRIALSEMMVDGIKTNIPLHQDLMLDERFIKGGTSIHYLEEKLAARNEVTKGK